Within the Meriones unguiculatus strain TT.TT164.6M chromosome 2, Bangor_MerUng_6.1, whole genome shotgun sequence genome, the region AAGAAGAAAGCCAGCCCCTGCTGCCTTCCCGCTAATACTCGGGACTGTGGGAAATCCAGTCCCCTACACAGCTGGCCCTATCTGCGGGCCAAACTCCTCCACAGTCATGGGCTCCCAGATGGGTCTCAGGGCCCTGGGGCCCCTGAACTCATAGCAGCATCAGATTTCTACCATAAAACTCTTGACAGCTCTCCTATTCACATAAAATCCTCACCCGGTCATTTGAGAAGAACCCAAGCTAGCCAGAAAGTCCTCGAGGAGACAGGCCCAGCCCTAAAGATACCCAGGAGCTTGGGAGAGGCCTCTGCTGCctgggatggtgtgtgtgtgcatgtgtgtgtatactcgTGTGTGTTTAGAACccagaggctgggggtgggggcaagaAGGTACAAACATATCAGGACATCCCGCCACCCCTGGGGAGGCATTTCACTCTGAAAAAGGAACCaactaaaacattttatttttataatattaaaaaataagtcttTGATATATAAAAACTGgccagaaattttctttttacttgttACATAAGAACTGTCATCTTACATGTCCAGACTATCACTGGATCTTTGTCTCGGGGCAGGAGCTGGGGTTAGGGTCCTGAGTACGAATGGCAGGAGGTTCTGGGGCCTGGCAAAGTCCTATGCAAAATAAGAACCAGCTTTGATTCTTTCGAATCAGCTTTGCTTTTGAGGCGGAAGTCTGCACGGCAGGCTGTAATCTCCATGTACCTTTAGTGACGTGACCTTTAGCAGGAGGCACTGGCTTGATGTGTAACAAGACATTAACGACTGGCCTCTGTGTCCTCCCTCCAGGAGCCGGTCCTGGCAGCTAAAACCCAGAAGGCAGAAATTCAGACAGGCCGCCCTCATCACTTCTGCAGGGGATGGAGGAGCCGCCCCAGGGTGGCCCGACCGGAGTCCTTCAGCCTGAGGGAGGATCTTTCTGTAGTCCCTCTGGCCTTCACTGGGGTTTCTGCATGCGCACTTGCGCCCGCAGCAGACTCCGGGCCCTTCTTGGAGGCTCGGGCACTGCTGGCCCTCTTCAAGGTGCCACTGCCCTTAGAGGCAGAATCCTCAGGGCTGCCTTTGACCCTAAGCTGCCGCTGTGAAGCTGTCCTGGTGATGCCAGCACCTCTGGCCACAGGTGGAGCGTCAGGACGCATGGACCGGGAAGAGGAGGCCACAGTGTTCCGAGCAAAGCTTGGGACTGGGGGGAGGGCTCGAGAGACGCCCGGGGCCTCAGGAGCCTTGGGCTCTTCCTTGAGGCTCTCATGGTCTCCCGAGTTGGGGCTGCTGACCTTGTGTTCTTCGGGTTTCTGCCTGGGGATGTTTCTGAGGGGCTTGGCGCTAGGCTTCCTGAATGAGGCCCTGGGCTGCAGCACGGGGTCCTTCCCAGGCCGTCCACTGATGCTGCCGCTGGAGCGGGGCAGCCTGGCCTCCTCCGCCCCAGACCCGCTCGTGTGGGCCCTTCTGGGCGAAGTGTCAGAGGTCCCCCGCACGGAGCTCCTTCGAGAGAGCGGTGTGTCTGAGCTGCTGGGCGTTTCCCGAGGGGAAGCCTTGGGCGTCGGCTCCAGGCGCTTCCAGGTCCCTGCTCCCCTgctggacttggagatgggcaccACCTTGCGCATGTGCTCGTTCTCGGAGGAGTTCAAGGTTCGCACAGGCTTGGACGCTGCCCCCTGGCTGCGCCGGGCACCGACAGGCTTTGAGGCTCCCTGTGCTGTCTCTTTGAGAGAATTTCTCTTTGGTGCCACAGCATCTTTTCCTCTGCTGGGTCTGTCCTTCGGAAGGCTGCCCTGGCAGCTGGGATCACTTCCAGTGGATTCGGGAGCAGGCACCTCCCCCGCGGGGCTGGAAGTGGGGTTAGAGGAGACCTGGCCGCTGCCTGCCTCTCCAGCATGAGAGGACACAGacacatcctcttccctctcctcctcctgctcctctccacGTCTGGAGTCGGTGCCCTCGGAGCAGTCCAGAGTCAGTGAGCAGTCTGTGGTGTCTGAGCCACACAACAGAGGCCCCGGATCCTTATCTTCGGTGTCGGTGTCATCCACAGACGCGCGAGCCTCTCTGCTCGGCTGACCCTCTGCAGTGGGGCTGAGAGCCTCCTGGGGACCCGTGTCCTCGGGTGTGAGGCCGCCATCATCCCCAGCATCCCCCGGAGCCTGCAGCTTGGTAGGACAGAGGTCATGCAGAGTCAGCTGGGATGCCTCCTCTGGGCTCTTGGGACTCTGGAGGTCAAACTGGGTCAGCCCTGTGACCAGCTCATGCTCTCTAATGCCCAGATCCAGTGGTAAGAGTGGAGGGCTCTGCGCAGGAACCAAGCCCACAGGTTCACTGTTTCTCTTTCGGAGGGTGCCTGCCCTGTTCCGCCCAGCCAGTGCAAAAGGACAGGCAGCCTCCTCCAGCAGAGGTGTCGGACTCTGCCAAGCAGGGTGAGGGGCCTTCTCCTGGTTCTTTGAGGCCTGAGGTTCGTGTGTCAAGTTAGAGTCATGATTCTGCTGTTCTCTAGTCTCCATCCAGGCGATGGTAGGCCGAGCGAGCCTGGGACTGCTCCGGGGCAAGCTGTTGAATTTGTTGGGGTCCTCTGGAGTGCCAGTGGTACTCTCCAAGAAGGTCAAGAGCTCTCGGTCAGCAGACATGCCCAGGGAGAGGCGGGAGCGACGGGTGTTGGGGGGCCGGCAGGAGGGGCTGCTGGGCCTGGGCTTCAGGAAGGAGGGCATGTCTTCCGTGCCCTTCTTAGCTAGCATCTGTACATCATTCTCACTGCTGCTCCTGCCAAAGCCCCCGAGCTCCCCAGTCGTCCAGGAATGCCGCTTCTGTTCCAGCTCTTTCAGCCTCTGTAGCTGCTTCCGCTCCTGCTCCTCCCGCTCATGGTTGTCCTAATAGAGTGGAGAAAAACCAGCGTGAGATGCAGAGAGCCCGTGTGCGGTACTAGGCCTTCTTGGCATGAGATTTAGTGAACGGAGAGCCCTGGGTCCCACCCCACACAGGCTCTGCCTTCTccggcacgtgtgtgtgtgtgtgtgtgtgtgtgtgtgtgtgtgtagggtgggTTAACTCCCTGAGGCAGCTTAGGGATCTGACGGAGGATTGAGCTTGGCTTGGCTCCAACCATCTGTCTGCGCTTCTCATGTGATCCCTTAGCCCAATGTCAGCTTCTAGCATGGGCTCTGAGTCCACAGATGCATCAGTCTCAGCTCCAGGAGAGCCACTTAAGCCATTGTGGAGAGGGAGATACTACAGATGCTGAAAGCATGCGCACAGAATTGCACGACCCAGTCGCACGGCTGTATCCAGACAAGTCAATGCACAGGTAAGCAGGACATCCCATTTCACACTGCTTTGGGTATATAAGCGAATGTCAAAGGCTAGACATGCGGGGAGCCAGGGAGGCCTGTCACTCCCTCCTTGGGAAGGGCTGAGCAAAACGGTCAAGTGTGCAGGAAGCGCCACAGGCAGTGTCAGGCCCATTCCCacaagcagagaagagaaaggcgAGCTTCGCAAACCCTTCCACTCGACCCTGCTGGAGGGCACTCAGCCTTCCGCAGTGACGCAGAGCCCAAACGCTACAGCGCCTTCACCTCTCTGGGTTAGTCACACGCTGTCGCCCATCAACAACACCCTCAACGGACTTGTTCCTGCCCCCCCTTAGGCACTAAATCTGAGGATGCTCAAGTCCCTTATGCAAAATGGAACAGAATTTGCATATATCCTATGCATATTCTCATATATGCCTTACATTGCCTCTCAATTACTTACAGCTAATGCAGTGTAAGAGTTACCTATGTATTGTTTAAGGCacgacaaaaacaaacaaaaactgtagaCATTTACCACAGATATAATTTTAAACCTATTTTCAGTCTGTGGCTGGCTGAACCTGCGTATATGCGCAGAAACAGCTGTGTTTGTGTCAGTTCCTGAGATTCTTCTGGGTCCTGAGGCCCCTGTAATCGTGTGGTTACATAGACACGTCAGCTGTTACTGTCAGCAGCTTTTATTTGACAGTGTTTCCCCTCCCACTGGGCTTTCCTTCCCACATTCCCGTGGGGCTCTGCCTGGGAGTCTCGGCTCCTGCAGCTCTAGCCACAACCTCCCCAGGGTCCCCCAGCTCTCATTTTAAGCCTCCACGCAGCGGGGGTGGTCCAGGCCGTATCTCTCATGACCACTGGGCTGAGACATCCACGCGGCCTCCCGCAGCTGAGCTCACTGCTTGGACAGATGTGTGTTAACGTGGCAGCAGGCTCTGTTCCCTCTCTCAGCTCAACAGAGAAAGAGGTGGATCAGAACCCAGAGGAATTCTGGACTTGGAAGAAACATGAACGGTTCTCTAATTAATCCATCTACGGACAAGTCAGCCTTCAAAGCAGCAACCACGCGAGCCCTGGGTTGAATCCTACAGCATAAACAAATGAGTAGGCAGATCCCTGACATAATGGGATCTGAGGGGCTGTTGTGTTTTTATTGACAGATAAATGTTTCATTTACCAAGGCCCAGCAACCTGGGAAGCTTTCTGGCTTCGCAATTCAACAGAGCGACTACTGCCAGAATAGTTACGGCAACAGGCCTCCTCAACCTGGCGGCCCTTCAAGGCCTTGCGCAGGACAGCTCTGTCCCCATGGTGCagatgccgtgtgtgtgtgtgtgtgtgtgtgtgtgtgtgtgtgtgtgtgtgtctgcaaacAGGAAGTGGAAAGCCTGTCACTCCCTCCTCGGGAGGGGCTGAGCAAAACGGTCAAATGTGCAGAAAGCGCCACAAGCAGCAGCGTCAGTTAGTAAAGTGCTCCCGGGAGTTctgctctgctgctgctgctgctgcatgaGCAGCAAAGGCTGGAGGCCGCCGCACCAGACTCCCGATGCTACAGCAGAGCCA harbors:
- the Fhdc1 gene encoding FH2 domain-containing protein 1; translation: MHVMNCVSLASDKENGTLATLAAAFMTGHAAPSAAPPPPPPPPPPPPCLHSGEGFPLSPPPPLPPPLPGGPPAPPPPPGLPPVSHVNGHSSLGKKTRMRSFFWKTIPEEQVRGKTNIWTLAAKQQQHYQIDKKTVEELFGQQEDTCKASLPKRGGALTSSFRDAREEITVLDAKRSMNIGIFLKQFKKSPQSIVEDIHHGKSEHYGSETLWEILKLLPESEEVKKLKSFNGDVSKLSLADSFLYCLIQVPNYSLRIEAMVLKKEFMPSCSSLYKDITTLRTATKELMSCVELHSILHLVLQAGNIMNAGGYAGNAVGFKLSSLLKLADTKANKPGMTLLHFVAQEAQKQDAILLNFSEKLQHVQETSRLSLDVTEAELRSLFVRTRSLQENIQRDQELCQQLQDFLQFAVDKLAELDLWKRELQGEAHTLIDFFCEDKETMKLDECFQIFRDFCTRFNKAVKDNHEREEQERKQLQRLKELEQKRHSWTTGELGGFGRSSSENDVQMLAKKGTEDMPSFLKPRPSSPSCRPPNTRRSRLSLGMSADRELLTFLESTTGTPEDPNKFNSLPRSSPRLARPTIAWMETREQQNHDSNLTHEPQASKNQEKAPHPAWQSPTPLLEEAACPFALAGRNRAGTLRKRNSEPVGLVPAQSPPLLPLDLGIREHELVTGLTQFDLQSPKSPEEASQLTLHDLCPTKLQAPGDAGDDGGLTPEDTGPQEALSPTAEGQPSREARASVDDTDTEDKDPGPLLCGSDTTDCSLTLDCSEGTDSRRGEEQEEEREEDVSVSSHAGEAGSGQVSSNPTSSPAGEVPAPESTGSDPSCQGSLPKDRPSRGKDAVAPKRNSLKETAQGASKPVGARRSQGAASKPVRTLNSSENEHMRKVVPISKSSRGAGTWKRLEPTPKASPRETPSSSDTPLSRRSSVRGTSDTSPRRAHTSGSGAEEARLPRSSGSISGRPGKDPVLQPRASFRKPSAKPLRNIPRQKPEEHKVSSPNSGDHESLKEEPKAPEAPGVSRALPPVPSFARNTVASSSRSMRPDAPPVARGAGITRTASQRQLRVKGSPEDSASKGSGTLKRASSARASKKGPESAAGASAHAETPVKARGTTERSSLRLKDSGRATLGRLLHPLQK